The following proteins are encoded in a genomic region of Moorena sp. SIOASIH:
- a CDS encoding serine/threonine-protein kinase has product MSLCINPNCSNPRNPDSKLFCQSCNSELLLEGRYRVISQLGSGGFGKTYEIVDPQGNPKVLKVLIKNSPKYIELFQREAEVLARLENSGIPKVEPDAYFTVHPRDSDEPVHCLVMEKIEGLNLKQYIQKRGAPIDQKIAIRWLIQLAAILQAVHSHNFFHRDIKPSNIMLRTDGQLVLIDFGTAREITGTFVSKKATGMVTGVVSAGYTPLEQLNCQAVPQSDFFALGRTFVYLLTGQDPSKFYESYTDELSWRYSVPNIVPQLADFLDYLMARLPNQRPQTAEEIYQHLVDINNSLYPTKIPFHTKTSQASKETKSNQSRIGNGFYPRRPASTTQPWVSPTPLPISSAPNRNSNLLDPNFVALCQKELAELIGPMATIVCQRTLVQHPNSSAQEFVKALSQQIPNQKYAQDFQRRLLSSGQL; this is encoded by the coding sequence ATGAGTCTGTGCATTAATCCCAACTGCTCAAATCCCCGCAACCCTGACAGTAAACTATTCTGTCAGAGTTGTAATTCTGAGTTGTTGCTGGAAGGGCGCTATCGAGTGATCAGTCAACTGGGAAGTGGCGGTTTTGGCAAAACCTATGAAATTGTTGATCCTCAAGGCAACCCTAAAGTTCTGAAAGTTCTCATTAAGAATAGTCCCAAGTATATTGAACTATTCCAAAGAGAAGCCGAAGTCCTCGCCCGACTAGAGAATAGTGGCATTCCCAAAGTAGAACCTGATGCCTACTTCACAGTCCACCCCAGAGACAGCGACGAGCCAGTTCATTGTCTGGTGATGGAAAAGATTGAAGGATTGAATCTAAAGCAATACATCCAAAAGCGGGGTGCTCCCATTGACCAGAAAATTGCCATTCGGTGGCTGATCCAGCTAGCTGCCATCTTACAGGCAGTACACAGTCATAACTTTTTCCATCGGGATATCAAGCCCTCTAACATTATGCTCAGGACAGATGGACAACTGGTGTTAATTGACTTTGGCACTGCCCGGGAAATCACAGGTACCTTTGTGAGCAAAAAAGCCACTGGTATGGTAACAGGGGTAGTTTCCGCAGGGTATACCCCATTAGAGCAGCTTAACTGTCAAGCAGTCCCCCAATCAGACTTTTTTGCTTTGGGGCGCACCTTTGTTTATCTACTCACTGGTCAAGACCCGAGTAAATTTTATGAATCCTATACTGATGAGTTAAGCTGGCGCTACAGTGTTCCGAATATTGTGCCACAACTGGCAGATTTCCTCGACTATCTGATGGCTCGTTTACCCAATCAGCGTCCCCAAACTGCTGAAGAAATTTATCAGCATTTAGTAGATATTAACAATTCGTTGTATCCCACCAAGATACCTTTCCATACCAAAACTAGCCAAGCCTCCAAAGAAACAAAAAGCAATCAGTCAAGAATCGGTAATGGTTTTTACCCAAGACGGCCAGCCAGTACAACTCAACCCTGGGTTAGTCCTACACCACTGCCAATTTCTTCTGCCCCTAATCGGAATAGTAATTTACTAGACCCCAATTTTGTAGCTCTTTGCCAAAAGGAACTTGCTGAGTTAATTGGTCCGATGGCTACCATTGTCTGCCAGCGTACTCTTGTCCAGCATCCTAACTCTTCCGCCCAAGAATTTGTAAAAGCTTTATCTCAACAAATTCCCAATCAAAAATATGCCCAAGACTTTCAACGGCGTTTACTGTCATCGGGTCAGTTATAA
- the hetR gene encoding heterocyst differentiation master regulator HetR, with amino-acid sequence MINQSDLIKTLSPSAMDQIMLYLAFSALRTSGHRHGAFLDAAATAAKCAIYMTYLEQDGNIRMTGHLHHIEPKRVKVIVEEVRQALTEGKLLKMLGSQEPRYLIQFPYVWMEHYPWQPGQSRINGTSLDLEEKRNLEIKLPDHLPDAQIINSLQFFELIEFLHRRSQEDLPPERRLPLSEALAEHIKRRLTYSGTVTRIDHTGGLPYYALTSASYSPVDDKARTYTMIDETARYFRLMRNWAERQPQVMRGLEELDIPPEKINQAMEELDEIIRQWADRYHRDGGEPMVLQMVFGPHSE; translated from the coding sequence ATGATCAACCAATCCGATCTGATCAAAACCCTAAGCCCCAGTGCAATGGATCAGATCATGCTATACCTGGCTTTCAGCGCCCTGCGGACAAGTGGACACCGACATGGGGCGTTTCTAGATGCAGCAGCAACCGCTGCCAAATGTGCCATTTACATGACCTATCTGGAGCAAGATGGCAATATCCGCATGACTGGGCATTTGCATCACATTGAGCCAAAGCGGGTAAAGGTCATTGTTGAGGAAGTTCGACAAGCGTTAACAGAAGGGAAACTGCTCAAGATGCTGGGGTCTCAGGAACCTCGCTATCTGATTCAGTTTCCCTATGTCTGGATGGAACACTATCCCTGGCAACCAGGGCAATCTCGTATCAATGGCACCAGCCTTGACCTGGAAGAAAAGCGCAATCTTGAGATCAAGCTGCCAGATCACCTGCCGGATGCCCAGATAATTAATTCCTTACAATTCTTTGAATTAATAGAATTTCTCCACCGGAGATCCCAAGAAGACTTACCACCAGAGCGACGTCTGCCATTGAGTGAAGCTCTAGCTGAACACATCAAGCGTCGCTTAACCTATTCAGGAACTGTCACCAGAATCGATCACACCGGTGGCTTACCCTACTACGCTCTAACCAGTGCATCTTACTCACCAGTAGATGACAAAGCCCGCACCTACACCATGATTGACGAAACAGCGCGATACTTCCGGTTAATGAGAAACTGGGCAGAGCGTCAGCCGCAAGTCATGCGAGGGTTGGAGGAACTAGATATCCCGCCAGAGAAAATCAATCAGGCCATGGAAGAGTTAGATGAAATTATCCGCCAGTGGGCAGATAGGTATCACCGTGATGGTGGTGAACCAATGGTTCTACAGATGGTCTTTGGACCACATTCTGAATAA
- a CDS encoding phosphotransferase → MTFLLSYQNVFQYLFEEGICEANQESLLQIEAKSCKNFNLLVSLTEDRYLLIKQERHDHEGKTNGDFWYEWLFYEFLQEFPELSSIRPLISEAIHFDSSRSILVFNYLNDYCDLAYFYSKEQVFPTDIASQIGATIATIHRTTLDCQKYKDFLNSNSKQLPIDEEVDFLERLERIEPEVFGIYSEDSLEFFRLYQRYESLGQALAELNETWDPCCLIHNDLKLKNILLHLEWEQCLSTNKPEATSIVRLIDWEKFTWGDPSLDLGTIIASYLQIWLSSLVISTAIDVETALRLAATPLEVIQPSLVALTQAYLAHFPEIIERRQNFLRRAMQFAGFVLIRKIHIKINNLKPFDNRGICMLQVAKTLLCHPEQSILIVFGITESELTCPSRIPA, encoded by the coding sequence ATGACTTTTTTATTAAGCTATCAAAACGTTTTTCAGTATCTATTCGAAGAGGGGATTTGTGAAGCAAATCAGGAATCTCTGCTCCAGATTGAAGCAAAATCCTGTAAAAACTTTAATTTGCTGGTGAGTTTGACTGAGGATCGCTATCTTCTGATTAAGCAAGAGCGTCACGATCATGAAGGGAAAACTAATGGTGATTTTTGGTACGAATGGCTTTTTTATGAGTTTTTACAGGAGTTTCCAGAGCTTAGCTCTATTCGCCCACTAATATCTGAGGCGATTCATTTTGATTCAAGTCGCTCAATTCTGGTTTTTAACTATCTTAATGACTATTGTGATTTAGCCTATTTTTATAGTAAAGAGCAGGTTTTTCCTACTGATATCGCTAGCCAGATCGGAGCTACTATAGCCACAATCCATCGCACGACTCTAGACTGTCAGAAATATAAAGATTTCTTGAACTCTAATTCTAAACAGCTACCGATTGACGAAGAGGTTGACTTTCTTGAAAGGTTAGAACGAATTGAACCAGAAGTTTTTGGGATCTATTCTGAAGATTCTCTGGAATTCTTTAGACTTTATCAGCGCTACGAGAGTTTAGGGCAAGCCCTCGCAGAACTTAACGAAACTTGGGACCCTTGCTGTCTGATCCACAATGACCTAAAACTGAAAAACATATTACTGCACCTTGAGTGGGAGCAATGCCTCTCCACAAACAAGCCAGAAGCGACAAGCATTGTTAGACTAATTGATTGGGAGAAATTCACTTGGGGTGATCCGAGCTTAGATTTAGGAACCATTATCGCTAGCTATCTACAAATTTGGCTGAGTAGCTTGGTGATCAGTACAGCAATCGATGTTGAAACTGCTTTGCGTCTAGCCGCAACTCCCCTTGAGGTAATTCAACCTAGCCTTGTTGCTCTAACTCAAGCTTATTTGGCTCACTTTCCAGAAATTATTGAGCGACGTCAGAATTTTTTGAGACGAGCGATGCAATTTGCTGGGTTTGTCTTGATCCGCAAAATTCATATAAAGATCAATAACCTCAAACCCTTTGACAACAGAGGTATCTGTATGCTTCAGGTTGCTAAGACCTTGTTATGCCATCCAGAGCAATCAATCCTGATTGTTTTTGGCATCACAGAATCTGAACTTACTTGTCCTAGCCGTATTCCTGCCTAA
- a CDS encoding NAD-dependent succinate-semialdehyde dehydrogenase has translation MGIATVNPATGETIKTFEPESPSSIATKLGVAQQAFEQYCQTSMEQRAEWLNAAAEIVERDRVKFGELMTTEMGKPLKSAIAEAKKCALVCRYYAEHAPEFLADVPASTDATQSFVRYQPLGVILAVMPWNFPFWQVFRFAAPALMAGNVGLLKHASNVPQCALALEQIFAEAGFPEGVFQTLLIGADQVEAVIQDPRVKAATLTGSELAGAALAAAAGTQIKKTVLELGGSDPFIVLESADLEAAATTGVTARMLNNGQSCIAAKRFIVVDAVADDFQQRLLDKFQALKVGDPMAEDTDIGPLATPGILRDLDQQVQACIEQGAKVLIGGHPLSDRTGNFYPPTILTDFPAGTPADNEEFFGPVALLFRVPDIDAAIKLANSTVFGLGASAWTTNEEQIPRLIDELEAGAVFINGLVKSDPRLPFGGIKRSGYGRELSIQGIHEFVNIKTVWVK, from the coding sequence ATGGGGATCGCTACAGTTAACCCAGCAACCGGGGAAACCATCAAAACCTTTGAGCCAGAGAGTCCGTCGTCCATTGCCACCAAGCTAGGAGTTGCCCAACAGGCTTTTGAGCAATACTGCCAAACATCAATGGAGCAAAGAGCAGAGTGGCTAAACGCAGCGGCGGAGATTGTAGAGCGGGATCGAGTCAAATTCGGCGAGCTGATGACCACGGAGATGGGAAAACCCCTCAAAAGTGCGATCGCAGAAGCGAAAAAATGTGCTTTGGTTTGTCGGTACTACGCTGAACACGCACCTGAATTCCTCGCAGATGTCCCAGCCTCTACCGATGCCACCCAAAGCTTTGTGCGCTACCAACCTCTAGGAGTAATTCTAGCAGTAATGCCCTGGAATTTTCCATTTTGGCAAGTCTTCCGTTTTGCTGCTCCAGCATTGATGGCGGGAAATGTGGGGTTGCTCAAACACGCCTCTAATGTGCCTCAATGCGCCTTAGCCCTTGAGCAAATCTTTGCTGAAGCAGGATTCCCCGAAGGGGTGTTTCAGACCTTACTGATTGGTGCTGACCAAGTAGAGGCAGTAATTCAGGATCCACGGGTCAAAGCTGCCACCCTAACTGGTAGTGAGCTAGCAGGAGCAGCTTTAGCGGCTGCGGCTGGGACACAAATCAAGAAAACTGTCCTGGAACTAGGGGGAAGTGACCCGTTTATTGTCCTAGAAAGTGCCGATTTAGAAGCAGCAGCTACTACGGGTGTGACTGCTAGGATGCTCAATAACGGTCAATCGTGTATTGCAGCGAAACGGTTTATTGTGGTGGACGCAGTAGCCGATGACTTCCAGCAACGCCTACTGGACAAATTCCAAGCCCTGAAAGTGGGAGATCCGATGGCGGAAGATACGGATATTGGTCCGTTGGCAACCCCTGGTATTCTTAGAGACTTAGACCAACAGGTACAAGCCTGCATTGAACAAGGGGCAAAGGTTCTTATCGGTGGCCATCCTTTAAGCGATCGCACTGGTAACTTCTACCCCCCCACAATTCTAACTGACTTCCCAGCAGGCACTCCAGCTGATAACGAAGAATTTTTTGGCCCTGTTGCCCTATTGTTTAGAGTTCCGGATATTGATGCTGCTATTAAGCTTGCCAATTCCACAGTATTTGGATTAGGAGCCAGTGCCTGGACCACCAATGAGGAGCAAATCCCCAGGCTGATTGATGAACTTGAAGCTGGAGCAGTCTTTATCAATGGCTTAGTCAAATCCGACCCCCGTTTACCCTTCGGTGGGATCAAACGTTCTGGCTATGGGCGAGAACTAAGCATTCAAGGGATACATGAGTTCGTAAACATCAAAACTGTTTGGGTGAAGTGA
- a CDS encoding PhnD/SsuA/transferrin family substrate-binding protein: MFSRRLFLLNLILILTACNSPDTPRLGKLSIGIVSYGESDRFIERYSKLIEYLGARLKMIIELEPIYNERRALNLIKQSKLSIVFAPPGLAAIAIAEAQYIPVLALEGVKKSRSVIVVERESPIQDLTELGGKVIALGQPGSATGYYLPIYNLYGLTLAEVRFAPTPKQVLEWIASEEVVAGALSLEELERYRLDYSQTRFRILYIDSHKIPSGSILIGATVERNLQQEIHKALESASSSMAASAGYIPNAKAPDYDYLIEVVQKVRPIAERIQEKPAPLYSLPFEL, from the coding sequence ATGTTTTCCCGCCGTCTATTCTTGTTGAATCTTATATTAATTTTGACAGCTTGTAACTCACCGGATACCCCTAGGCTAGGGAAATTAAGTATTGGGATCGTAAGTTACGGGGAAAGCGATCGCTTTATAGAGCGATACTCAAAGCTAATCGAATATCTTGGTGCTCGACTTAAGATGATTATAGAATTAGAACCGATTTACAACGAGCGCAGAGCACTAAATTTGATTAAGCAGAGCAAGTTGTCGATCGTGTTTGCTCCTCCTGGTTTAGCAGCCATCGCCATTGCTGAGGCACAGTACATACCAGTGCTAGCTCTCGAAGGAGTGAAAAAGTCACGCTCAGTCATCGTAGTAGAAAGGGAAAGCCCCATCCAAGACTTGACTGAACTAGGGGGTAAAGTCATTGCTTTAGGTCAACCCGGTTCTGCCACAGGATATTATCTGCCCATCTACAATCTCTACGGTCTGACCCTAGCAGAAGTGCGTTTTGCCCCCACACCAAAACAAGTCTTAGAGTGGATTGCCTCTGAGGAGGTAGTGGCTGGAGCTTTGTCTTTAGAAGAGTTGGAACGCTACCGCCTAGACTATAGTCAGACCAGGTTCCGGATTTTATATATAGATTCTCATAAAATTCCCAGCGGTTCTATCCTGATCGGAGCAACAGTCGAGAGAAATCTACAACAGGAGATCCACAAGGCACTAGAATCTGCCTCCAGCAGCATGGCAGCATCAGCAGGATACATCCCCAATGCTAAAGCACCTGATTATGATTACTTAATTGAGGTGGTTCAGAAGGTTAGACCGATTGCCGAACGGATTCAAGAAAAACCTGCTCCTTTATACAGCCTTCCATTTGAGTTGTAA
- a CDS encoding adenylate/guanylate cyclase domain-containing protein: MPYLIAKSEPNNQESYKLSSGSNTIGREINNSITVIHKSLSRHHAQLTLTNDRVILKDLGSLNHTFVNDAKIDQCELKDGDLIRLGSVIFEFVSDDDRITPNILKDNDSNFSIVSRLSPEQTRVEIQELLHHDSLTYKGSALKLREQETGQRSVDKLKILLEVSKQLSSPDEPDHLLRKILDLLFEIMNVDRAIILMVNQDTGMLEEKAVNSRTGIPTHERFYSKRITNFVHEKGDGVLIADAAIDQRFSNSQSVLQQEIHASMCVPLKPREEVIGVLYADNLSRANIYSQEDLEFLTALANQAAIAIDNAQLYQKMQEEAVMRSKFELFFPEAVSKKLKEEGHLEIIDTEVTALFADISKFTEMSSRMKPRQVIEMLNEYFQVMVEDIVFKYEGTLEKYIGDALLAVWGAPYCQPDDADRAVQAAIAMQRAVIHLNQDWFQRRNLEIEIHIGLNTGKVAAGNIGSQKLIQYATIGDTTNVTSRICSAAQEGEILISQSTFDKLRDKTLPLEKMSPVKVKGKDQPLQLYRLRWDT; this comes from the coding sequence GTGCCGTATTTAATTGCTAAATCAGAGCCGAATAACCAAGAAAGTTATAAATTGAGCAGTGGATCCAATACCATAGGACGGGAAATAAATAATAGTATTACCGTAATTCATAAAAGTCTTTCCCGTCATCATGCTCAGCTCACACTCACGAATGATCGGGTTATCCTAAAAGACTTAGGTAGCCTAAATCACACGTTTGTTAATGACGCCAAAATTGACCAGTGTGAGCTCAAAGACGGAGACTTAATACGTCTGGGCAGTGTAATCTTTGAATTTGTGAGTGATGATGACAGAATCACCCCAAATATCTTGAAGGATAATGATTCCAACTTTTCGATTGTCAGCAGGTTATCCCCAGAACAAACCCGTGTCGAAATTCAGGAATTACTGCACCATGACAGTTTAACTTATAAAGGCTCAGCCCTGAAGCTGCGAGAGCAAGAGACAGGTCAACGCTCAGTAGACAAGTTAAAAATCTTATTGGAGGTGAGTAAGCAACTTTCCTCTCCCGATGAGCCTGATCACTTGTTGAGAAAAATTCTTGACCTGCTGTTCGAGATTATGAATGTAGACCGGGCAATCATCCTCATGGTTAATCAAGACACGGGAATGCTAGAGGAAAAAGCTGTCAACTCCCGAACAGGCATACCCACCCATGAGCGATTTTATAGCAAACGAATCACTAATTTCGTACACGAGAAGGGGGATGGGGTTTTAATTGCTGATGCTGCCATTGACCAACGATTCAGCAATTCCCAGTCAGTGCTCCAGCAAGAAATCCATGCCTCCATGTGCGTACCCCTAAAACCAAGAGAGGAAGTGATTGGGGTATTGTATGCGGACAATCTGTCTAGAGCCAATATTTATTCTCAAGAAGACTTGGAGTTTTTGACGGCTCTGGCTAACCAAGCTGCGATCGCAATTGACAATGCTCAACTTTACCAGAAGATGCAGGAAGAAGCAGTAATGCGGAGTAAATTTGAGCTTTTCTTTCCAGAAGCTGTGAGTAAAAAGCTCAAGGAAGAAGGCCACTTGGAAATTATAGATACCGAAGTAACCGCCCTGTTTGCCGACATCAGTAAATTTACCGAAATGTCTTCTCGGATGAAGCCACGCCAAGTGATTGAGATGCTCAATGAGTACTTCCAGGTGATGGTAGAGGATATTGTGTTTAAATACGAAGGCACTTTAGAAAAATATATTGGGGATGCCTTACTGGCTGTGTGGGGAGCCCCCTATTGCCAACCGGACGATGCTGACCGAGCCGTCCAAGCTGCGATCGCAATGCAACGAGCAGTTATTCACCTGAATCAGGATTGGTTCCAGCGGCGCAATTTAGAGATTGAAATCCACATTGGACTCAATACTGGCAAAGTCGCAGCAGGTAATATCGGTTCACAGAAGCTGATTCAATACGCTACTATCGGTGACACTACCAATGTTACTAGCCGCATCTGTAGTGCTGCTCAGGAGGGAGAGATTCTAATTTCCCAAAGCACCTTCGACAAGCTGAGGGATAAAACTCTACCGTTGGAAAAAATGTCCCCGGTTAAGGTTAAAGGTAAAGACCAGCCCCTGCAACTGTACCGCCTACGGTGGGATACTTAA
- a CDS encoding acetolactate synthase large subunit has translation MNTAELLVHCLENEGVEYVFGLPGEENLHVLEALRHSSIQFITTRHEQGAAFMADVYGRLTGKAGVCLSTLGPGATNLMTGVADANLDGAPLVAITGQVGTDRMHIESHQYLDLVAMFAPVTKWNRQIVRPDTTAEIVRKAFKLAQTEKPGAVHIDLPENIAAMPVNSQPLGKDGREKTFASFRSLGKAAVAISKAKNPLILAGNGAIRAGAAEALTQFATRMNIPVVNSFMGKGCIPYTHPLALWTLGLQQRDHITCAFEQSDLVIAVGYDLIEYSPKKWNPEGKIPIIHIGASPAEIDKSYIPLVEVVGDISDSLKEIMKQGDREGKPIPSAAELRSEIREDYEQYANDEGFPIKPQKLIYDLRQVMEPEDIVISDVGAHKMWMARQYHCDCPNTCIISNGFAAMGIALPGAVAAKLVYPDRNIVAVTGDGGFMMNCQELETALRVGTAFVTLIFNDGGYGLIDWKQQNHFGESAFVNFGNPDFVKFAESMGLKGYRVNSVDELIPILEEALAQDVPAVIDCPVDYGENLRFSQKTGDLTCKI, from the coding sequence ATGAATACCGCTGAACTATTGGTACATTGCTTAGAAAACGAAGGAGTCGAGTACGTTTTTGGACTACCTGGAGAAGAAAATCTCCATGTTCTAGAAGCTCTTAGACATTCTTCAATTCAATTTATTACCACTCGTCATGAACAGGGAGCAGCCTTTATGGCAGACGTTTACGGACGGCTGACAGGAAAGGCTGGAGTTTGCCTGTCTACCCTTGGTCCAGGGGCAACTAACTTAATGACTGGGGTTGCTGATGCCAATTTGGATGGAGCTCCCTTAGTAGCGATCACTGGTCAGGTGGGAACAGACCGGATGCATATTGAGTCCCACCAGTACTTGGATTTGGTGGCAATGTTTGCTCCAGTGACTAAGTGGAACCGGCAAATTGTTCGCCCTGACACGACAGCAGAAATTGTCCGTAAAGCGTTTAAACTCGCTCAGACCGAAAAACCAGGAGCGGTACACATAGATTTGCCAGAAAACATTGCGGCTATGCCAGTCAATAGCCAACCCCTAGGCAAAGATGGTCGGGAAAAAACCTTTGCGTCTTTCCGTAGTTTGGGTAAGGCAGCTGTGGCAATTTCTAAGGCGAAAAATCCCCTAATCTTGGCGGGTAATGGCGCAATTCGTGCTGGTGCTGCTGAAGCCCTAACCCAATTTGCCACCCGGATGAATATTCCAGTGGTCAATAGCTTCATGGGTAAAGGGTGTATTCCTTACACTCATCCCCTGGCCTTGTGGACCTTGGGATTACAACAACGGGACCACATCACCTGTGCTTTTGAGCAATCGGATTTGGTGATTGCGGTGGGATATGATTTGATTGAATATTCTCCGAAAAAGTGGAATCCAGAGGGCAAGATTCCCATTATTCATATCGGTGCCAGTCCAGCAGAAATTGATAAAAGCTACATTCCTTTAGTGGAGGTAGTGGGAGATATTTCTGACTCTCTCAAGGAAATTATGAAGCAGGGAGACCGGGAAGGTAAACCGATACCATCCGCTGCTGAACTGCGGTCCGAAATCCGAGAAGACTACGAACAGTATGCTAATGATGAAGGCTTTCCTATCAAGCCGCAAAAACTGATCTATGACCTACGCCAGGTCATGGAACCAGAAGATATTGTGATCTCTGATGTAGGAGCTCACAAGATGTGGATGGCTCGTCAGTACCATTGTGATTGTCCTAATACCTGTATCATCTCTAATGGTTTCGCAGCGATGGGGATTGCTTTGCCAGGAGCAGTAGCGGCTAAGCTGGTTTATCCGGATCGGAATATCGTGGCAGTCACTGGTGATGGGGGCTTTATGATGAATTGCCAGGAACTTGAAACAGCACTCAGAGTAGGGACTGCCTTTGTGACACTGATTTTCAATGATGGTGGCTATGGCTTGATTGATTGGAAGCAACAAAATCACTTTGGTGAGTCGGCCTTCGTGAATTTTGGCAATCCAGATTTTGTCAAATTTGCTGAAAGTATGGGACTAAAAGGCTATCGTGTCAATTCAGTGGATGAGTTGATTCCTATCCTAGAAGAAGCATTAGCTCAAGATGTGCCTGCAGTGATTGATTGTCCGGTGGACTATGGCGAAAACCTACGCTTTAGCCAAAAGACTGGTGATTTAACTTGCAAGATTTAA
- a CDS encoding restriction endonuclease, translating into MLHNLKIRTCNLQPPTSNLQPSTFNLQPSTSNLQPSTTSNLQPPTFNLQPSTFNLQPSTFNLQPSTFNNLQPPTSNLQSK; encoded by the coding sequence ATGCTTCACAACTTGAAGATTAGAACCTGCAACCTGCAACCTCCAACCTCCAACCTTCAACCTTCAACCTTCAACCTCCAACCTTCAACCTCCAACCTTCAACCTTCAACAACCTCCAACCTTCAACCTCCAACCTTCAACCTTCAACCTTCAACCTTCAACCTTCAACCTTCAACCTTCAACCTCCAACCTTCAACCTTCAACAACCTTCAACCTCCAACCTCCAACCTCCAATCCAAATAG
- a CDS encoding DUF3365 domain-containing protein, with amino-acid sequence MLKKLNLGIKLNLLLLSIFIGLVVTGGLVLSQLLEGYAEKVVTDQALILIETMGSVREYTNNQVNPELAERLENEDRFLPQTVPAYSAREVFENFRKRDKYRDFFYKEATLNPTNLRDKADSFETQIVESFREQPELTEKTGFRSLPSGKIFYVARPLAVSKKSCLRCHSTPEAAPASQIATYGDDHGFGWKLDEIVGAKIVSVPGFKIFNSAKQLQVLVIGIITGFFLVAILLINRFLKVSVTKPLKQMAQLAKEVSTGNMAGEFDHDSEDEIGILAKSLNRMKVSLEMAMNMLNSENN; translated from the coding sequence ATGTTAAAAAAACTTAATTTAGGAATCAAGCTCAACTTACTATTGCTATCCATTTTTATAGGACTTGTAGTTACTGGTGGGTTGGTTTTGTCTCAACTTTTAGAAGGCTATGCGGAAAAAGTCGTAACTGACCAAGCCCTAATTCTGATCGAAACCATGGGTTCGGTGCGGGAGTATACCAATAATCAAGTGAATCCAGAATTAGCTGAACGATTAGAAAATGAAGACCGATTTTTACCTCAAACAGTACCTGCTTATTCAGCTCGGGAAGTTTTTGAAAATTTCCGTAAACGTGATAAATATCGTGATTTTTTCTATAAAGAAGCGACCCTTAATCCAACTAATCTCAGAGATAAGGCTGATAGTTTCGAGACCCAAATCGTGGAGAGTTTTCGAGAGCAGCCAGAGCTAACAGAAAAAACAGGTTTTCGCTCCCTTCCTAGTGGAAAAATTTTTTATGTTGCCCGTCCTCTCGCCGTTTCTAAAAAAAGCTGTTTACGATGCCATAGTACTCCTGAAGCCGCCCCTGCCAGCCAAATTGCTACCTACGGTGATGACCATGGTTTTGGTTGGAAGCTCGATGAAATTGTTGGTGCAAAAATTGTATCAGTGCCAGGGTTTAAAATCTTTAATTCTGCTAAGCAGTTACAGGTATTGGTGATTGGGATTATTACTGGTTTTTTCCTGGTAGCCATCTTGCTGATTAATCGTTTCCTCAAGGTATCGGTGACCAAACCTCTTAAGCAGATGGCTCAATTAGCTAAGGAAGTGAGTACTGGCAATATGGCTGGAGAATTTGACCATGATTCAGAGGACGAAATTGGTATACTCGCCAAATCTCTGAATCGGATGAAAGTTAGTTTAGAAATGGCGATGAATATGCTGAATTCAGAAAATAATTAG